actggaaaagcgtattgcctcacgaattcaacgccgcaaaaattttaagaatccgtccagtgcgagcggagttaaaaagatttgtcacacgctgcaatcgcaatctctcttctctcgtcccgacgaaagcgctggaagctaagcggggaaagatgggaggggcaaacaaaaaaacgtcgcGCACGTTTTGTGACCTTGAGcgatttaaatttttttttttcttcgaatacgtcgCTTTTACAGCACGATCGCgcgcgcatggatggatggatggatggatatggctgtaccctttagatcgggcggtggccagcgccaccaagccgtgtgGACAAGTAACGGCCTCCCACGACGGTCTCTGTAACGACTGAcggcgccatgttcaaatcagctaacGGCTGATAGATTGGCtaactacgagtgatttttgggcttaccgcgtgatttgtcgagagaagagaaaacgatttttagctgactttgataatttattgtgaattccaggccgcgtgctgcgctctaatatttggcttgcgtgttgtccGGAGCCTCCACTATATACgttcggcagcattttctgaccatgctcaaaaagtgttgtagggcccctttacagaaccccaggcgatcgaaatttccggagccctccacaacagcgtctcttataatcatatgatggttgtGGGACATTTAACCGCGCATAGCAAAACAAGCAGTCTCTGGTGTCACTGATATGAATAAGTAGCAAAACTGTaagcttcgcccccccccccctcttttcaagAAGATTACACAAGAGGCCGATTTATCGctttgaagggggagggggttggCATTTTGCATCTGGTTTTATGTCACCAATGACAGCTTTTTTTGCTCACCTCACGattctcaaaaccactatatgattattagaaatgtcacaaaaccactatacgattatgagaaagcctcgccgcggttgtctagtggctaaggtactcactcggctgctgacctgcaggtcgcgagttcgcatcccggctgcggcggctgtatttgagacggaaatgttgtaggcccgtgtgctcagatttgggtgcacgttaaagaaccccaggtggtcgaaatttccggagccctccactacggcgtctctcataatcatatggtgggttggcgacgttaaaccccacatagcaatcaattacgattatgagaaacgctgtagtggaaggctccaaaaaTATCGACAACCTGGGGtactttaaggtgcacccaaatctgagcacacgggcctacagcacttttacctccatcggaaatgcagccgccgcaaccgggattcgatcccacgacctgcgggtcggcagccgagtaccttagccactagaccgccacggcggggcGAAATTGAAAAAATAATCGTATAAAGTAGAACACTTGGGCAGCCACAGACGGATAAATAATAAGGACtatgctttttacaacatcccACGCACACAAAAATGTCAATTCATTATTCTACAAACATTTCTGAAGTCATACAAATCAATCATGCCCCTATTTATTATACTATCAGTTCCTTGGAAGTCTTATAAAGTGGGTGTGAGTAACTTACGTATTCAACGAAAGCAATAGCATACCGTTTGTGGCTCCAGTGACGGACTGCGACGGCATACAGGTGCGAAAAAGCAGATTATTTTATAAGGTGAACATAGTAGAACTTTATGGTATAAGCAAAATTACAGAAAACTGCGCCACTGTAAAGCCATTTGAAAAATCTTAACATTTATGTGCGCAACAAACCGACTTCATCAACTGAACTTTGGCTTCGTATGTTTGCAGTGCGGCGCGGACAAAACGCTTGCGGTGCTGTGGGGTGCACAATCTCCGAAAACAGCCCGATAACCAAGCCGCGCAGTGCTGATGCTGCAGTTTTTGTTGTGGCACGCACACAATACCTACTTTTTAACTTCGTCGACTTTTTGTGTATCCGATAGCCCCATCAAGAATAGAATAAACTAAATGCTTTGGATACCacgatctcttttttttttcgtcatgttGGGGAGCTCTCGTCATCTCTCGTCTTTTTTTGTCATCTGAAGGAGCTcttgtaatgttttttttatagtgaatgctcattttttttctcttgttattTTTCGCAAGACCACTCACGGAGAAACCAATATTGTTTCTGGCATGAAGCTATCCCAGAGCCTATTAACACTTAAGATGATGCTTTATTACCTCAAGCACAAAACATTAACTACGAAACGTGTTTGACGTCTGCTAGAAAGTCTTGTGGACCACTCACGCAAGCGTATTCATATAACATTCCCTTAGAAACTTGCAAACCACTCAAGGGGTTGTGAGTGGAGTCACCGAGCCAATCCTTTCCGAGAAACGAAATCGGCGTATGAAAGCCGTGAACATGTTGGAAGTGTGAGGTGAGGCATCAAGAAGCAAACAAACAGGCCTTCGTTGTTTTTTCGAGCGATTTCTTGCGGCTCTAGACTGTGTCCCCGACAAAATCAGCCAGGAAACTTTCTCTTGAGGAATTCGTGCATGTGCTCGTACACGACCAACATTACGGCACCGCCGGGACCAAGCCGAAGGACTTTGGGCACGAGGCCTTTGTAGAGAGCGAGGAAACCTTCCTCCACGTACACTGTGCGCACGCTCTGCAGGCAAGTCCTGTACTTGATCGTGCCCGGTGGCCCCGGCTGCGGACCCTGGATGCGGCTCTTGGCCACGTCGAACGGTATGTTCATCATGGAAGCGCCCGTGCCCGCCACGAATCCCGTGGCGAGTCGCATGGCGAAGGTGCCCGCCTCGCTGTCTATCTTTGGCAGTTTGTCCTTGACCGAGAAGTAAAAGCCGAAGTAGAACATGTTGAACAGTCCGTTGCGACTCATGGTCGACGTGAGACCGAGGTTGAGGCCACGAAGCCCGAAACCTGCCTCGCGGTAGATGCTCCTGGCCACGGCGAACGTGCTAGGCTGCCTCGTGACGACCTGCTTGTCGGTCTGCAGTCGCACTTTCACCACTTCAAACGGATTCACGAACACGGCCTCGGTGAGACCCGCGAACAGTCCGGCCAGAGACAGGCTCACGGCCGTCTGTGGTCCACCGAACGCGAACAATTTCTTGTACTGTTCGAAGGTGAAGAACTTGACGGCGCGCTTCGGCGTCTCGGCCAGGATGGGCGGCAGGATTCCCTTGTAGATGGCCAGGAATCCCTCGGAACGGACCATGCGACGGAAGCAGTCGGCGATGGAGGTGTAGCGGTGTTCCCCGGCGGCGGCGAGCAGCTGGTTGTGTTGGACCTGGAAGCGGGTCTTGACCACGTCCAGAGGGTGCATCATGCAGATCTCGACGAAGCCCGCCGAACCTCCCGACACGATCTGGATGGCGGCTTCCCGAGCCAGCTTCCGGACGCCCGAACGCTCAGACATGGTGCCGGTGGTACCTGTGGCAGCTCTTGTGGCCACACGGCTGCGAAGTCAAGCGAaagcagaaaggaaaaaaaatgagcacTGTGTTACCCCTGGATCTATTGCCACTGTACACGGTTTATTTACGTGACCATGCCCACTTGTAGATACCGTACCGATTACAGTGTGTAACTTCACCATGTGCTTATGACTTCGCTCTCGGGAGAGGGTAGCGTGTGCGCTGCTTCAGCAGCACAGCCACTTTCAACAAGTTACGTCACTACACTGCCAATACGTGAAGTTTAAGCAATTCATAGGCCACCAGACACAACATGTAAATCACAATTGTTTACGCAACTATCATTTTATCTGGCACTCGTCAACAAAAGGGTGTAAGCCCGAGACAGTTCTAGTAAGCTTCCTTGATTTGAATAATGATATCTCTAATTGTGCACTGCTAGCTAGAATAGTGCGGTTTTAAACATAACTTCACACGATTTCTTGAAAAAATTCTTCAAAACACGGGTCCAGTATAACcaaaacgacaacaacaacagctgtacaacaacaacaaagtgcAACTCAATCGCAGGGTAGGTGCTTTACCAacgcctcctttttttttttgtagaagaggCACAGACTTTGCGATAGCTAGAGCTATCGCGGGATGGGTTCCAGACCTCCACAACGTGCCGCGGTGTACAATACTGCTCCGACAATGGTGTTATGTCTGAATTGCGCAGAGAAAT
The nucleotide sequence above comes from Rhipicephalus microplus isolate Deutch F79 chromosome 2, USDA_Rmic, whole genome shotgun sequence. Encoded proteins:
- the LOC119170258 gene encoding mitochondrial 2-oxodicarboxylate carrier, translating into MSERSGVRKLAREAAIQIVSGGSAGFVEICMMHPLDVVKTRFQVQHNQLLAAAGEHRYTSIADCFRRMVRSEGFLAIYKGILPPILAETPKRAVKFFTFEQYKKLFAFGGPQTAVSLSLAGLFAGLTEAVFVNPFEVVKVRLQTDKQVVTRQPSTFAVARSIYREAGFGLRGLNLGLTSTMSRNGLFNMFYFGFYFSVKDKLPKIDSEAGTFAMRLATGFVAGTGASMMNIPFDVAKSRIQGPQPGPPGTIKYRTCLQSVRTVYVEEGFLALYKGLVPKVLRLGPGGAVMLVVYEHMHEFLKRKFPG